tttgGACATTTTTTGGAACATTAGGTGGCCttgtaaaatttaatgaaattgagaattttaattttaattctatccttttatttgtaattGGTTTTGTAATAAcagtattatttatatctattCTAGCTGTACAAGAAATAGCCTTTTTACGAAAATATGTTGATAAAGAAGTTCCAGACATTGCTTTAGAAAATTTAGATGTCAATGCCCAAGTAttgcaaaataaaaaattatcaaagcaagttattttaaatatgggATTGTTTCCTATGTCATTGTTAGGTACAACAGtaggaagaaaaaaattccGTCCATTATACGAACGATTTAGAAGAACAAGAAGCATTTTGTCTGATACTCATATAGGAGATCACCATTGTGAATATTCGATTGATAATACCATATATAATGCTTATACATTACcttatgatatatataatgccaATAAggattcattttttccaaataaaaaagcatGTAAATCTTTGGGAAATAGTGTTGAAAACACTTACGTTTTTTAACAGTGAtcattgaaaaatataagtaacaaatattataatttttttcatttaaccattttttcattgttcccatatatagttatttaatttttttgaataagtTGTTCACATATACTACTATTGCAGCATGTGCATAATGATTCTActgttaaatatttattcaaaCAAGAATCTTAAGCATAtcaatgtatatatgtatgtaatTACGTATGCATATGTGTGTGTACAAGTGCATACGTAtgtatatgtgtatattgCGTATTTCGAATGTCCTTTTTATAGAAGTATGGTAAATTAAAGGGTTCATTTCCCATTATGATGCATagtatgtattatatataatattgaagaagcgtattttttttcattttcacaaaattttacaacaatttttttcatctccTTTTGGCTATTTtgttcttttaaaaatcttttaaatatttttagtttatgtttttatttatttttacttgtTTAAATGTTTGATTattcataaattatttatcattttttttatccacctcattatttatttatttttttttaagtatcCTATTTTTAGTTTGATTATATTTCACAATTTGCACTAGTCCATGTGTTTTAATGTATTTAGAAAAATCATAAACTTTAACTTTTATTCACGCAttcgtatatatataccttCATTCAgaataaacattttattttattttttaagttaaaaattcaacttttttaaacacCAAAATTGTGTGCTTTATTAAGGATTATTTAATTGAGGCAGTATGCATCAtttctatataatatgGAAAATGCATAATGGTATGTGTTAATAAATTCTCTAAGCGATATGAAGAATATGTAAGCAATTACAAAGTAATTACGTATTTAATGTGCTAAAGTGTGAGAAAACAAAAGAATATACATTCGTATGTTAATACATAGCCAAGCACAAAAGGATAAACcagaaaataaacaaacGGAATAACGAATCAGAAGCTGTGTATTACATAACCATAATTTTATCTCTATTCTACTTCAGTTCACTCCtcattatatgtatatattcctCTTTTGCTAAAATGCCGATTTGAAAATAAGagatttattatattttttgaggGTTTCTAAATGTTTATCAAATATTACaagatgataataaatatttttttgtttttgtttgCTGTAACAATAAATGTTTCCAATAGCTTAAGATACACCGGTATTAGCTCATACATATGTACTCCTAACAGATATAGTAGTAACAATGTAATGGATAGGACATTTATTAGCAGGCTTAATGTTGTAGATGAATCAATTAAAAGTATAATTAATTCATTATGTTCTTCAatttaacataaaaaatatgcataataataataatagtaaaaaatacacatattttattttttaatttttttaagacaatgaacatataataaaattaactgATAAtgctaaaaataaaataaaagtaataaaCTATAATGTGCATTCTCTCTTTAACCACATTAATAAACATCAGTTACAtgtgtacatatatatattgtgtaTTACACATCCAATATATGAggataattattaatatatatgtaaataaactTCTTTTTAGCAATTAGCAACTGAAGCTGAAGACAAAAACTTGATATTGAAATTGTGTGTAGAAAATGGGGGGTGTAAAGGATTGAAATACAAATTGAATCCAATAAAAAAggtattaaatataatgatctttttaataaaattaattgtattattatatatggattataatatgcatttattattttttcaattctaatttatttcttgtTTCTAACCAAAGGAGGAGATTGAAGATGATGACTACATCCAGCAGTTTGacgaattaaaatttattttatctataGATTCTACTAGCGTTATTTGCAtttataacaatatattaGATTATAGTAATGACTTAATTAATGGTGGATTCAAGTAAtttcttataaatataatataaattagttATATTTGGTGATTTTAGTGTATCTTTAAAACATTGCTTTCGACGTCTATACATTCATTTCTCAAATAATCttacaataataattaacagtttatttatattatttccatttatttttttccaggTTTATAAATCCAAATGCAACGAAAAAATGTGGATGTGGAAAATCCTTTAATGTCTAATACGCTTTGTATGACGCCCTATATgaatttatcttttattttgatttacatttgttttgtgatatatattatttttttcatataatatggTGTTGTATTTCGATCGATAATcaaaagtaaaatataaattaaacaaatcataataaaacaatatgtaataaaatataaatttttatatttttaagagTCTATAATAGTtgtatcatattttttaacaaatgaaaatattattttttgagtaagggaaaaaaattccaaaaaataatatacggaatatacaaaaaagcattaaaaatatttagaaatatttatcatcTGTCTCCACTTGCACACCCTCTGCAACCGCAATTAACGCATTGAATAACCTATAAAGGGAAAAAACGAAATAATGTTATGATATttctaaataaaatg
This Plasmodium chabaudi chabaudi strain AS genome assembly, chromosome: 12 DNA region includes the following protein-coding sequences:
- a CDS encoding iron-sulfur assembly protein, putative (term=annotation;date=20110729;qualifier=added_gene_name=SufA;curatorName=ucb@sanger.ac.uk;~term=annotation;date=20150820;qualifier=added_GO:0020011;curatorName=ucb@sanger.ac.uk;~;query 1-8; ~;query 9-31; ~;query 32-179; ~;query 157-157;GPI_cleavage_site_score=0.64599997;~tmhmm; query 1-180; ~pfam_scan;Pfam:PF01521.16; E()=1.1E-14;score=54.4;query 70-175;description=Fe-S_biosyn;~iprscan;InterPro:IPR000361 : HesB/YadR/YfhF;Pfam:PF01521; score=5.9E-15;query 70-175;description=FeS cluster biogenesis;~iprscan;InterPro:IPR035903 : HesB-like domain superfamily;Superfamily:SSF89360; score=1.12E-21;query 69-168;description=HesB-like domain superfamily;~iprscan;InterPro:IPR016092 : FeS cluster insertion;TIGR_TIGRFAMS:TIGR00049; score=1.3E-29;query 70-179;description=FeS cluster insertion protein;~iprscan;InterPro:IPR017870 : FeS cluster insertion, C-terminal, conserved site;Prosite:PS01152; score=1.0;query 160-177;description=FeS cluster insertion, C-terminal, conserved site) → MFIKYYKMIINIFLFLFAVTINVSNSLRYTGISSYICTPNRYSSNNVMDRTFISRLNVVDESIKNNEHIIKLTDNAKNKIKQLATEAEDKNLILKLCVENGGCKGLKYKLNPIKKEEIEDDDYIQQFDELKFILSIDSTSVICIYNNILDYSNDLINGGFKFINPNATKKCGCGKSFNV